The genomic window AAGCTGAGACGCGCAAATGGGTGTTCCCGGGCTGGCTGCTCACCAAGGTACTGCTGTGCCCCAAAGGCAGAGCCTCCTGTTCCTACATGGAGGGTGACCATACGCTCTGGCGATGGGCAGCAGGAGGACACCCCGGGGGAACACGGTGGGATAGAGCGAGTCCATCTCCGTGAGAGGAGCGTATCAGCTCGTGCCCCACGTCAGGCACGGCCGGCCCAGCCTACCTGTGTGAATGCGGACGTGTCGCTGCAGGGCCCCAGGGTCGGCAAACTGCCTCTGGCAATGCACGCACACGTAGGGCTTCTCGCCGCTGTGGATGCGCAGATGCCTCTTCAGGTTCCCTTGGAGAAGCCAGACAAGAGGGattatagattgtaagggctggaagggaccttgcaagatcatcgggtccagcccccctgctgcactaggcaggaaagacaaccggggtcatgtgtgtgtgtctctgcatctgtgtgtgtcttGGCCTAGCACTGTGGACTGCGATGGGGCCCTACCCTGGTAGAGCACAAGCAGCACTCACCAGTGCAACAGGAGCTGCGTGCAGTCCAGCAGGAAGCGCAGCCAGGAGAGACGGCTGCCCGCCACCCAACGGCAACACGGGGGAAAGCTGCCCTACTTGGATTGCAACGTGTCACAGGCTGCAAGCCCTCGGCATTCGGCTTTGGACACGCCAAGACAGCCGGAGCGTTTTGCATTTAATGTCCCTGCAGTGCTCTGATCGAACgggctgggctgccagctccCGCGCTGCTAGCTTGAGCCTGGCCATATTTGGTATCCTCCTTCCAGCTCAGCTCTCAGAGTCAGGTCATGCCACGGGAATCTCCTCTGCTGCTTAAAGCAAAGGCATGAACCCTTCAGGATCTGGCGGAAAACCTCGCAGCGGGAGGGCTCGGATGCCAGAAGGCAAATATGAAAACCCTCAGATTCGGCTTAAAAACTCGCGAGAGTCTCAGGACAGTGCATCTTGTGACTTGTCGAGGCTGGTCTCGTGGCTCTTGAAGAGCCGGGCCTGCGATACGGAAGAGGGCACCAGCTATGCCTCTGCCACCTGAGGGCAAGGGAATAACTGCCAATAACACCAGTACGATTTGCAGCAGTGCCCCCACAGCTCCTCCTGCAGAACTGTTCACCGCACATGGCACTGCCTTTCCCAACAGGGAATGCTCACGAGCCCCCGAGCCCAGGGATGCCGTGTCGCCACCGAGCGCCTGGCATGCACCAAAGGAGCCCTGGTCTGGTCTCGACCTACACACTGAAGCCCCCATCCAAGGCTGGGCCTGCTGATCTGTTGCCTCTGCTCGGGGTGATGCTGTCTGCAAAACCCAGGAGAccctggagctgctccccccccactgcACCCGTCCCTACTTCCTCCCCGCCCGGGGGTACCTGACGTGGTGAACTGCTTGCCACATTCGCGGCACTTCAAGGGGCCATCAGCAATGTGAATCTTCAAGTGCGCCTTCAAGTTTCCCACCTGCCGGCAGACAAGACAGGTCCCTTCAGCCTGGCTGGGCCTCTGGAGTGGAGGCACGCTGTGTCAGACCCTGCccgctctgccccatgcacatggggGGCACAGTGCTGGTAACAAATGTCTCGGGGCAGCAGAGATGGGACATCCGCTCACACGCACTCACCAGCCGGGGTTACAGTGGCAGGACCAAAGCTTCCCAAATGCTGGAGTGGTGGCTGATGGGGGTACGGGGATGGGCCGGGTTGAACTGTCCCCCTACTCATCACCGGCTTCCGCACTGCTGAGGCAGCAGGATCAAAGAGCTCGGAGGCCAGTCAGGAAACCCTCAAATTATCCTTGGCTCCATCACCATCTTGCTTGGACACCATGGGCAAATGAgcttcccctccctggccctcaGCTTTCCCATCTGTACAATGGGGATAGAGAAGCCTCTAACAGCATTAGGCATTTAAGTGCCCAGATACCAAGGGGACgggagagcaggaggagcctggggaaGCCTTCAGTCAAGGCCTGTTTGGAGGGTAACAGTGTGATCTTGTCTAGCTGTGCTGTTCTGTTTCTCCTGGAAAGGACCGTGACACTTCCCTCCAGCCCGCCAGCCTTCCCTTCAACCAGTGGGAGATGCCCAGGGGAGGATACACACACGAGGTGCAGAGAGTGAGGACCTAAACATCTGGCAAGAAGGCAGCTTCAAAGGGTTTTGAGATACCCAGCTACAGGCTTAGAGCCAAACACAGCCTCAGTCATGCCAGCCATCACCCATGGCACCCGGTGGCCTGACACAGCCTCCTGAagccctctctccacgggccagGAAGCAGCCCTGAATGGAGGTGCAGCCCAAGCAGAGTCAATGCCCGGAGCTCACGCctgcttctgccgaaagcagccAAGCACATTTTGTGACAGCAAGGACTGGAGGGGACGTCTATcctccctgggggctgggtgcagccctccaggtCACGGCAGACTGCCCGAGGAGCCCCGAGGGCTgagcaccctccccccacacacacctgatTAAACTTTTTGTCACAGTGCGGGCACTTGTGCTCCTTGTCGGTGTCGTGGGTCTCCAAGTGGCGCATCTTGGAGGTGGGGTCGGAGAAGGAGCGCCCGCAGTAGTCGCACTGGTAGGGCTTCTCGCCGCTGTGCACCAGCTGGTGCCGCTTGAGGTTGCCCGAAGTAGTGAAGAGCTTCCCGCAGTCATCGCACCGGTACTTGGCCTCCCCCGTGTGCCGCTTCTTGTGCAGGTTCAGCAGGCTGATGAGGCGGTAGCTTTTCCCACACTCTTCACAGCCGTAGGGCTTCAGAGGGCTACAAGAGGGATGGGGCGGGGGTGAGGGaccctgggggcagctggaggagagCTAGCCCACCCTTCTCCCTGAGGAGGTCTTGAGATTGCCCACAGTCTGAGCATGCAGAGCTGCAACGCTGCCCTCCTCTTAGGAGCCATCACAGCTACGTGGTggagaggggagctgggctgaACAGTGAGACGTTGAGCAAAGGACACAGCAGAACCACGAGAAGGAGAACGAGGCAGAGTTCTCCAGTCAGGGCCCCGTGTCCCTTGCAGTAAACCAGGGCTACGGCCCACGAAATGGCACCTGGATCCTCCGCCACAGCTTCACGTCTACTGAGGACAGGAAGGCTTTAAAGGTGCCAGTGCCCTGTAGGGCAGCCCCTGTACTTGGTATCTGGATATCAGAGCTAACTGCGCACTAAAGTTTCCTACGTGGAAGATTCCAGGATTGACAGAGCAAATGAGACCATGGGCACCgccagggcatggggaagatACAGAGGTTTGCAGTTGGGCAGGGAACTGTTAGGATCTTTTGGTATAAGAGTCTGGGATCACAGGAAAAAGCCTGCCGGCTGCATGCTTCTGCTTCAAtaataagcaggaaaaaaatcactCAGCAGGGCTGACATTTCAGGCTGTATCATTACACCGAAAAATCAAAGTCCCACTGGGACCAAAGGAGCCATTCACACCTCTCGTTTATTCTTCCAAGCTGCCTGCAGACTCAGGAAGATGACACTGCCTATTTCCTCTCAGCTCCTGGTGCAAATCTACTGTTTACTCTAAAGGGTGAAAGCTGTGGTTTTGGATCATCCGCGGATGGGCTGTGCCAGCCACGCAACTGCCACGGCCACGGGACTGCCAGCCCAGAGGAGAGGGCACGGCGCTGTGGTGGACAGCAGCTGAACTTCATACCGACAAAAACCCCATGTTTTCCCTGGTCAACTTCTTGCTCTGGCTGCTTTATGGGCTTCTGCTGCATTAGGGGACtcatgcaggagggtgggggaaggcagcatggAGACAAGGAAGGGCATGACAAgagaataagagatgtacatggTGCATCACTGTGGATATTACACCTGGAGCGAAGTGCCCTTCAATCTGGCTGCTAGGTTCCCTGTATCCCTCCCCAGCACCTGGGTCACAAGAGGGCCTCCCGTACCTGTGTGTCTTCTCGTGGGCTTTGCAGGCGGCCGGGTCCGAGAACGCTTTGTTACACTCCCTGCAGGAGAAGGGCTTTTCCCCCGTGTGGATGCGGATGTGCCGTTTGAAGTTGCCAGTGTGTGTGAACTCCTTGCCGCAGTCCTGCGAACAGACGTGCAGAACAGAGCAGTGCCTACGGAGCCCCGTGCGACCCAGGGACGGAGCGGGGAGCTGCTCCCCGACTTGCCTTACCTCACACTTGTGTGTGACCGAACCGTATGCTTTCGACTCTGTTCTGTCGCTGTAGGTGCCTGATCGCAGCAGCCTGGCTTCCCCCGAATTCTCCAGTCCAGAGTCTGTGCCCCCGGATTCGTTATCCTCCGGGCTGTCTCCATTTGCTAATCTTGATGGCTCGTCCTCTGGgattcttccttcctcctcttcctctcctgtcgtctcctcctcttcctccttcccctccagctccacTTCCATTTCTGCAGAGATTTAAGATACAGAGGGCTGCTGAAATCTAGAAGGTGAGGTGGGAGACAAAAATCCTACTGCAGCATTTCAAACTGTGGATAAAACGAGCTTATACACTGAGGAGATAAACGAGTGAGGAGCAAAAGGTCAAGGGAATGAAAGCACCCCCCCCTCCTCATGGAAAAGAAGGGGCACACAAGGGCCCTGAACTACGGTGCATCCGAGCTGCTGCGGCCTTCTTCTGGAATCAAATCATTCGGGGCTTTGGCTGTTGCACTGGATGAAAACGCACAAACTTTGACAACCTGTTTAGTCGACACCTATttcctgccaaaggttttggtgGAAATTTTTCAACTGACAGCACATGATGTTATTCGACATGTAGCTATCCTAACAGATGGATGATGGGATAGGAGGTCACTTCTGCACATCTACACTTGGAAGGGACTGAAAGGCTCTGCAGGCTGACAGCTGTGTGATGGCCCTATGCAGTGGAGTCTGAGGACAGGTGAAGTCTTGCTCTCAGTCTACAAGAGCTTTTAGGTCACCACAGCCGCCACCCGCTAATGCACTTGTggcagcctggagcagagctTCCACGCACCGATGGACCAAGTGAACACGATACTGTTAGGTCAGGGTTGGGACACTGGATAGGATGACATGTGGaagcctgagatgctgctgcctgtgggatgTCCTTCTACAGACACAAGTGCCATCATTCTTTGGGCAACACTTGTGAGGCTTGCAAAAATGCAATTTATATGGCCATGCATGACTCCTATCTGCCCCCTTGTGCTGAAATCACTGTACTCGAGGAAGATGGGAGCATTGCTGTTGCTTTAAAACCAGCGTACAGGAATTTGGGGCTTCTGACCCAGCCAGCTTCTACCAAAGTAAAAACAAGCAGGAACTCATGTGAGCCCTCTGTGCCCTTCTGGTGTGTGTTTATgcccagcagggaaagggaaggaaacgGGACTCAGGGAACAGGGCCACTTAAATCCAGACTTAATGTGCTGCAAAGAACAAGAAAGACCTGCAAGAGCTTGAACAGACTGATAACTTATCTAGAATCAACACAGCTCCTCTAAGCACCTCCAGCTCCAACTGGGACGTAGCTCTGCAATATCTAACAATGCCTGGGGTTTCACGAAAGCTGTCCAGCAGCAGTAAGGTGAAGGACCATGTTTCCTCCTCATTAATACCACGGGGACCCAGGTGCcctgagtacacacacacacactggggatATTCCCCCCTTTCAAAAATGGTGCACCTCCGCTACCATCCAGGTCCTGGGTTTGCaaatgcaaggtcctgcactATGAAAATGAAGCCTTCCCAACTGCAAACCCAAGCTGTGGCTCAGCCCAAAATGGCCCAGGCTGCAGGGATCCACTGTGCGGGGCACCAGCCTGCGCTGGCTGCATAGGGGaatccctctccctgctggattTCACCTCCTGTGGCATGGCGCTTCAGCCTATTCCCTGTGAAGATGACAAGGAAGCCTGATCCATCCCTCTGGGCTGAGGAAGGTAGCGGGGAAGAAACAGGGCCTAAGAGGGGAAGCTCCAAAAGCATCAACCACCACCCGGTGCCCGATGCAGATCTGCACCTTGCTCCGATCCTCGGGAagagcagcccctggcagctgggctgATGTTGCTCGGCTTCGTGTCCTCCAGTGGCAGGTGACTGGGGATCTCCTCTCTCATGGGATCTTCTACACCTAGAAACAACGAAGAGAAAGTCTGAACCATTCACCTTCATgcttggggcaggctgtgggaaCACGGCCATCAGACTCGAGTTTCTCAGGATGGTTTTGAGGGAAAGGGAGTGCGCAGGTGAATAcgcagcaggagggaaggcaaGTGGAAGCCTGGAGCCGCGAAGCTTCCCAATGCTGACCTGTTCTGCTGGTCGCCTTGCTGCCGCCGTCCTCAGTCTCCTCCTTCGCCTCCGTTGCAGCCTCTGCTGTTTTCACCTTCCCTTGTCTGTCAGATGCAACTTGCGTGGCACGGTCGAGGTTGcccagcagctctgctgctgctttcccttccccagctgtttTTTCATCCCCTACCAAGAGAAGCACAGCCAGGCAAACCACTCTTTATACGTATAGTTATATGGCGGCTTGTTCTCTAACACAGTTCACCCAGGACACGGAGCAACCGGGGAGCACAGCCTATAGTAACCTGCGGCACAAACTGCCTTGAAGTCCTATGAGCAAATACTCACAGTGAGAAAAGAAAGGGCACAAGAGTTATTCAGTATTAAAGTGACCTGCTGGTGCCATACACAAGGATTGGACAGACGTATAAACCCCAGCTCCATCTGGGCAGGGATAGCTAGAGGGAGTACATCTAGCCTAGACCAAGCCAGGGTACCTGGGCCCCTCTCAGACTGACCTGGCCTCAGCAGGACTTGGTCTGCACCAAATCCCCGCACCACTGAGCtgggcaggctggcagggcagcccccTTCAGCTGCAGCTGATGTTCAATGCGTTATACACTTGTGGTGCTAGTGTCCACGTGCATGGCCTGGAAACAACCCGCTCACTGTAACAGGGCAGAGTTCAGTGCCCCCTTCCTTTCTTTTACCCTTcctttgggagggagggaggggtcttTACTGACTACCTAAGCACTGGTCATCTATGGGACACTGTATTAGAACAGCAAGGAAAACATCAGGATGAAGACAGATGAGTATTTAgtctctcctcctcctgctgaaGGGCCCTTTTGGCAACAAGCTgaagtcaggagagacccagcaGGAGCGGGGAGGTGCGTGGAGTCTTCATACCTGTCACGGCAGGAGGCTCTTGGCTTTCTGCTGGCACGGTGAGAGACTTCAAGGCGTTGCAAGCATTGACGATTTCCTGCATCTGGAGGAAGCCTGCAACTGCCAGCACATCCTCTACATTCTCAGGGCTGAGGCTCAGCTTCGCCGTGTACATGAACTCCAGGACCTGGCCGAGGCCTGCAGAAGGAGAGAGCCAGGGGCAAAACCACCCCCGGGGCCAAGATGAGTGGCCACTGAAAGAGCAGATTAAGAGGCCAGCATCTTAGAGGCTGCATCCTTTAACCCCACATACACAGAAATCACTCAGACTTCTCCCACACTTCATTTCTAGGTGAGAGCAATGAACAACAACCCCGAGTCTGAACTACTTCTTCTTCCTACTAATCTAGCAACGGGGAGATGCATAATTTTTGCAGGCTGACATAAGTGTGCTATGGGTTTTAGCCAGGACGAATGATTAATCatgtattatttatttctttatccATGTGACGTATGCCAGTAAAGGTCACAGCCGCTTACAGCAAGAGAAACAGAGCAACTTAAAAGGACAActagcaaaaaataaaatcctcAAGTCAAGCAGAGGCCCACGACAACATCTTGGCCTTGCTTTGGTTGTTCAGTGCCTGCCCAAACAGAAGGGCCCTGCAGTGCTTCTGAATGGTGCCCAGGCccaggctctggcagcctcatgaGAAGGAAGGATTTCCGGAGCTgaggagcagctgctgagaaTGACTTCCCACGCACCATCACCAAGGCGCTTGCAGGAGTGGTGCTCGGCTGCCCTTAGGGACCGCGACAGGGGGTGAAGGAGAAGGCAGTCAGGCCACTTAGGGTCTTCTGGTCAAAACCAATGCCTTGATTTGAGCCTGGCAAAAACCACCAGACtgggtgtggggagaaggggttCAGTATGTAACACCAGTACAGACCCCAGGTACAACCCTAAGCCATTATTTCATCTCCTTGTGCTATCAATTCCCATCTGTAAGACAGGCATGAGGGCTCCTCTTTCCTCCCACTTGTTGTCTCTTGTCtggaagctctttggggcaggggctgctgcccataCTAGTAAATTCTTTCCACCATTTCTGAGTAA from Alligator mississippiensis isolate rAllMis1 chromosome 13, rAllMis1, whole genome shotgun sequence includes these protein-coding regions:
- the ZBTB17 gene encoding zinc finger and BTB domain-containing protein 17 isoform X1 yields the protein MFVHGKKAMDFPHHSKQVLEQLNQQRQLGLLCDCTFVVDGIDFKAHKAVLAACSEYFRMLFVDQKDVVHLDISNAAGLGQVLEFMYTAKLSLSPENVEDVLAVAGFLQMQEIVNACNALKSLTVPAESQEPPAVTGDEKTAGEGKAAAELLGNLDRATQVASDRQGKVKTAEAATEAKEETEDGGSKATSRTGVEDPMREEIPSHLPLEDTKPSNISPAARGCSSRGSEQEMEVELEGKEEEEETTGEEEEEGRIPEDEPSRLANGDSPEDNESGGTDSGLENSGEARLLRSGTYSDRTESKAYGSVTHKCEDCGKEFTHTGNFKRHIRIHTGEKPFSCRECNKAFSDPAACKAHEKTHSPLKPYGCEECGKSYRLISLLNLHKKRHTGEAKYRCDDCGKLFTTSGNLKRHQLVHSGEKPYQCDYCGRSFSDPTSKMRHLETHDTDKEHKCPHCDKKFNQVGNLKAHLKIHIADGPLKCRECGKQFTTSGNLKRHLRIHSGEKPYVCVHCQRQFADPGALQRHVRIHTGEKPCQCLICGKAFTQASSLIAHVRQHTGEKPYVCERCGKRFVQSSQLANHIRHHDNIRPHKCTVCNKAFVNVGDLSKHIIIHTGEKPFLCDKCGRGFNRVDNLRSHVKTVHQGKAGMKLLETEEGDEVNIVTVASDDMVTLATEALAATAVTQLTVVPVAAAVTADETEALKAEITKAVKQVQEADPNTQILYACDSCGEKFLDANSLAQHVRMHTAQALVMFQADTDFYQQYGAAATWQAEQVIQSGELLFRARDGAEVQAPLAEAPPPTTEGQDPPE
- the ZBTB17 gene encoding zinc finger and BTB domain-containing protein 17 isoform X2 codes for the protein MAAMDFPHHSKQVLEQLNQQRQLGLLCDCTFVVDGIDFKAHKAVLAACSEYFRMLFVDQKDVVHLDISNAAGLGQVLEFMYTAKLSLSPENVEDVLAVAGFLQMQEIVNACNALKSLTVPAESQEPPAVTGDEKTAGEGKAAAELLGNLDRATQVASDRQGKVKTAEAATEAKEETEDGGSKATSRTGVEDPMREEIPSHLPLEDTKPSNISPAARGCSSRGSEQEMEVELEGKEEEEETTGEEEEEGRIPEDEPSRLANGDSPEDNESGGTDSGLENSGEARLLRSGTYSDRTESKAYGSVTHKCEDCGKEFTHTGNFKRHIRIHTGEKPFSCRECNKAFSDPAACKAHEKTHSPLKPYGCEECGKSYRLISLLNLHKKRHTGEAKYRCDDCGKLFTTSGNLKRHQLVHSGEKPYQCDYCGRSFSDPTSKMRHLETHDTDKEHKCPHCDKKFNQVGNLKAHLKIHIADGPLKCRECGKQFTTSGNLKRHLRIHSGEKPYVCVHCQRQFADPGALQRHVRIHTGEKPCQCLICGKAFTQASSLIAHVRQHTGEKPYVCERCGKRFVQSSQLANHIRHHDNIRPHKCTVCNKAFVNVGDLSKHIIIHTGEKPFLCDKCGRGFNRVDNLRSHVKTVHQGKAGMKLLETEEGDEVNIVTVASDDMVTLATEALAATAVTQLTVVPVAAAVTADETEALKAEITKAVKQVQEADPNTQILYACDSCGEKFLDANSLAQHVRMHTAQALVMFQADTDFYQQYGAAATWQAEQVIQSGELLFRARDGAEVQAPLAEAPPPTTEGQDPPE